The following nucleotide sequence is from Ornithodoros turicata isolate Travis chromosome 2, ASM3712646v1, whole genome shotgun sequence.
GATCCTGTACTCTATgacttgtgtcacacattactgCATGACTTGTAATTCCATTAAAAGAAGTCACACAATTACACATCCTACGGTGCTGTTCCCAAATTTGTGAGAATTAATGCACTCCACACTTCAACCAAAAGCCGACTCTCTCAGGTGGCTGTGAAAATTACGGGAAAGAGgcggcaacatagctgccattaaaatccctgtaaattttacggctgcattttttgtaagaCACCGTAATTTTCACGGAAAAAAAACAGCATTCTGGTTACATCAAAATTACCGTAAATTTAACGCAGTACTTCTCCAGAAGTGGCCGTAATGTTAACGGGAAAAgtccggcaacatagctgccattaaaatatacataaattttacggtagtttttttacagtgtagggCCACATACCGGCGACAACATCAGAGCAACGTTTGACGCGGAGCTCCAGGATCGTGGCGTGAAGGCCACACAAGTGGGATGCACTGTGTCTGACAGCGCTTCCAACATGGTCAAAGCGTTCAGCATGGACGTTGTTTTTGGTGATAGCTGGCCCTGGGAATGTGGCAATAGCGACGATCCGTTGCAAGTCGATGAAGATGAGACACCAGTGGACGCTGTGCGCCGGTACCATCGAATATCTTGTTGCGCCCACATTCTCCAGCTAGCCGTCAATACCGCTCTGAGAAAAGACCCTAATGCTTCGAAGCTTCTAGGAACGCTGAGTTCCGTGGCGAACATCTTTAGAAGGTCTAACCATTGGACGGAGAAGTTGCGAGAAAAGTGCGAAGGACCTGATTCCGCCGACTGGGACCCGCTGGAACTCTCTTCTCGCTGCACTTGACCACCTCACAAAGGTACGATTTCAGTGTAAGCATATAAGCATGCACGGGTTGCAGCCGGTTCCAAGATCTGTTTAAAAACACACTACCGCCAGCTATTCGGCGCGATCCTTGAGCCGTATATTTACCACTATGTCAATTTCACGTATAAAATTTTAACTCAATCTCTGGTCGCGTGTTAGTCGTGGATTATTCAACATGGCGCCGGGCAGACTGAAAGCCGCAAACACGAGGGACGAGAGTCTGGTGTTCCTCAGTCTACGAGTATGTATCCACTACGACACTATGTGTGCCACAGCAGACTAGTCCGGCTTACCTCTTATTAAGTTTGGAATACTTCCTTCGATTTGATTGTTGTTTCGAAGCGACAGTGAGGTCTTTTAGGGTGTATTAACATATCATCTCATGGTCTGGTTCGTGACGCTACTTCTTTCAGGGTGAGGTTTTTGAAGCTGTGGATGAACTGGTGGAAGAATATAACCAGCTGGACCCTTCAAAAGCAGTCGACATAACGGCACCAGCGTTTTCTGTGTTGCGGCTTCAGGAGATGAGGGACTTGCTGAGGCCAATACGGGAAGCAACAGATGCGCTGCAGGGCGACGGCGTTACGTCGTCCATTGTCCGTCTGTGCATTTCAACGTGTTACATACAGATACAAACCTTCAACACAACCACGTAAGTGAAATGCGTTTAATTAGCGCGTAGTCTGTGTTTACTGTAAACATGCACATTGGCTGACGTCACGTTAATAACACTGTTCCGACTCTAGCAGTTAAAGCTAGTGTCATTGAACGTGTGTCATTGTGTCAGGCTATCTGAAGGACAAACCTGTACCGCGGCGCCGAAGTAGCTTCAACTGTGCACGGTTTAACGTTTACTACGAAAACTTCGCCTTCTTCCGATACGTTCGGAAATGAACTTAGCTCACCCCCTGTGCTTCAAAGTCATATCACCTCTGTCAAAAGGATTTCAACAGTGTGGCTGTTGCCGCTGCGTTTTCAGTGCCTGTCCCAGTGCTGACAGCAACATTCTAGACAGGTGTCGGGTGTTGAAAGTGACTGCTGCATTGCGTGGATAGGTGAAAATGTTTTGCTATATGCCATCTAAAGTGTTTGTCGTTCCTAGACAAAAAGAAAGTTTGTCCGTACTGTTGTATGCCATTCCTTAAATTTTCAGAAGTCTGATGATATGTCGTATTCCTTAATTACTGCCAAGGTTACCAAGGTAATAGCCCTCATCAAAAAGCCCCACCTTTTTTTCCTTGTAGGTTCCCAGTACTTCGGTTGGAACTCCCCGAAGAGATTGACCGGCGGTTCAAAGCTACCCTGAGCGATGACTACCTAATCGGTGCATGTGTCCTGAACGCCAGGATACAGCTCAGAGTCTTTGAACAGACTGTTGCTCTCGGGCTGAGCAAAGCAACCTCCGCAGATGCCAGAAAAGTCCTGCATGGATTATTGGATGCGCAGCAAAAGGTGTATTTAGCAAATCTTGTATTCTCAATTTCGTCGCAACATTTGAGTTGATGGAAGGGAAACATTTTCTCTTAAGCACCTCCACCAACATACTGCACCTGCGGATACTTCGTTATCCGCAGTACATCCCTGACAGTGTAATCAGTCTCTACATTTCCTATAGGCTGTGGGCCACCAAGAAGACACCATCAGCGATCCTGTGCCTTCCACTTCGAGGTCAGAGCATGCTGTGGATCTTTCCAGAGCCCTCGGCATCTACGGGGTCCTTGATACGGTGTTCCCGGTTCCCGAAGTTCGGCAGACGTCTGAGCTTGGCGAGTACCTTGCGGA
It contains:
- the LOC135384433 gene encoding uncharacterized protein LOC135384433, with the translated sequence MAPGRLKAANTRDESLVFLSLRGEVFEAVDELVEEYNQLDPSKAVDITAPAFSVLRLQEMRDLLRPIREATDALQGDGVTSSIVRLCISTCYIQIQTFNTTTFPVLRLELPEEIDRRFKATLSDDYLIGACVLNARIQLRVFEQTVALGLSKATSADARKVLHGLLDAQQKAVGHQEDTISDPVPSTSRSEHAVDLSRALGIYGVLDTVFPVPEVRQTSELGEYLAEDYDVRDVCTFWKHNSSRYPKLGLLAEVCFGIPATSGGVERLFSVAGAIQRARRSSLLPTTVEKLIHVVESVKRSKGQEAGDIPRRSH